One Vibrio neonatus genomic window carries:
- a CDS encoding YcgL domain-containing protein has translation MICAIYKSNKKQGMYLYITKKDDFSPVPEPLMEMFGKPTMVMVVNLAKRDLATVDVEKVKASLIEDGYFLQLPPPVENELENYKLRKKQQGDRAE, from the coding sequence ATGATTTGTGCAATTTATAAAAGTAACAAAAAGCAAGGTATGTATCTTTACATTACCAAAAAAGACGACTTTTCCCCTGTCCCAGAACCGTTGATGGAAATGTTTGGCAAACCCACTATGGTGATGGTAGTCAATTTGGCTAAGCGTGATCTTGCCACTGTGGATGTGGAAAAAGTTAAAGCCTCTTTGATTGAAGATGGGTACTTCTTGCAGCTGCCACCTCCGGTAGAAAATGAGCTAGAAAATTACAAGTTACGTAAAAAACAGCAAGGTGATCGCGCTGAATAG
- the minC gene encoding septum site-determining protein MinC gives MSQTPDLKGTSFPLTVLHMYEHSTASAICYLDEKVAKAPAFFKSAPLVINLSQASSELDLVQLKQGIINIGMVPVGVTECSDKHLEKCAREAGLAVMTGTNRPDKAPVEITPSKVVRNPVRSGQQIYAKDSDLIILNHVSAGAEVIADGNIHIYGTLRGRALAGASGQDASIICHNMQAELVSIAGNYWLSEQIESHYWGEQVILSLTDQTLHCDFLNIK, from the coding sequence ATGTCTCAAACTCCAGACTTAAAGGGAACCAGTTTTCCACTCACTGTGCTTCATATGTATGAACACAGCACTGCTTCAGCAATTTGTTACTTGGATGAGAAAGTAGCCAAAGCTCCAGCTTTTTTTAAATCGGCTCCACTTGTTATTAATTTATCACAAGCCAGTTCTGAGTTAGATCTGGTACAACTAAAGCAAGGTATTATTAATATCGGTATGGTGCCGGTTGGCGTGACTGAATGTTCAGATAAACATTTAGAAAAATGCGCCAGAGAAGCAGGGCTTGCTGTTATGACAGGCACCAATCGCCCCGATAAAGCACCTGTTGAAATAACACCAAGTAAGGTTGTGCGTAATCCAGTGCGATCTGGACAGCAAATTTACGCAAAAGACAGCGATCTTATTATCCTCAATCACGTCAGTGCTGGCGCTGAGGTTATCGCTGATGGCAACATTCATATTTATGGCACATTACGCGGACGTGCTCTAGCAGGAGCAAGTGGGCAGGACGCATCAATAATTTGCCATAACATGCAAGCAGAATTGGTTTCTATCGCAGGAAACTATTGGCTTAGCGAGCAAATCGAATCTCACTACTGGGGAGAGCAAGTGATCTTAAGTTTGACGGATCAAACTCTACACTGTGACTTTCTCAACATTAAATAA
- the minD gene encoding septum site-determining protein MinD has product MARIIVVTSGKGGVGKTTSSAAIASGLALQGKKTAVIDFDIGLRNLDLIMGCERRVVYDFVNVINGEATLNQALIKDKRTENLFILPASQTRDKDALSKEGVQRVLNELDEMEFDFVICDSPAGIEQGALMALYFADEAVVTTNPEVSSVRDSDRILGILDSKSRRAEQDLEPVKTHLLLTRYHPARVTQGEMLSVEDVEEILHINLLGVIPESQAVLNASNKGIPVIFDEQSDAGMAYHDTVQRLLGEEIEFRFLTEPKKGIFKRLFGG; this is encoded by the coding sequence ATGGCACGTATCATTGTTGTCACTTCAGGAAAAGGCGGCGTAGGGAAAACCACCTCTAGTGCTGCTATTGCATCGGGTCTTGCCCTGCAAGGTAAGAAGACCGCCGTTATTGATTTTGATATAGGCCTGAGAAACTTAGACCTTATTATGGGTTGTGAGCGTCGAGTTGTTTATGATTTCGTTAACGTTATCAATGGTGAAGCAACGCTTAATCAAGCCTTGATTAAAGACAAACGTACAGAAAATCTATTTATTCTTCCTGCGTCGCAAACTCGTGACAAAGATGCCCTTTCTAAAGAAGGCGTGCAACGAGTGCTTAACGAGCTAGATGAAATGGAATTTGACTTCGTTATCTGTGATTCTCCAGCAGGCATCGAGCAAGGCGCGCTAATGGCACTTTACTTTGCTGATGAAGCCGTTGTCACCACTAACCCTGAAGTATCTTCTGTTCGCGATTCAGACCGCATTTTAGGGATTCTTGATTCTAAGTCTCGCCGCGCTGAGCAAGATCTTGAACCTGTAAAAACTCATCTATTGCTGACTCGTTATCACCCTGCTCGCGTAACACAAGGTGAAATGCTAAGTGTTGAAGATGTAGAAGAAATCCTACACATCAACCTACTGGGTGTTATCCCTGAAAGCCAAGCGGTGCTAAACGCCTCTAACAAAGGTATTCCGGTGATCTTTGACGAACAATCTGATGCAGGTATGGCTTACCACGACACTGTGCAACGTCTACTTGGTGAAGAAATTGAGTTTCGATTCCTAACCGAACCGAAGAAAGGTATCTTTAAGCGTCTATTCGGGGGTTAA
- the minE gene encoding cell division topological specificity factor MinE has translation MSLLEFFRPKKKSTANVAKERLQIIVAERRSHDDPAPSYLPELKADILRVISKYVEVEPDMVNVSFEQKDDDISVLELNVKLPEEE, from the coding sequence ATGTCTCTATTAGAATTTTTCCGTCCTAAGAAGAAATCGACGGCCAACGTTGCTAAAGAACGTTTACAAATCATCGTTGCTGAGCGCCGCAGTCATGACGACCCGGCGCCCTCTTACTTGCCAGAGCTTAAAGCAGATATTCTGCGGGTGATCAGTAAGTATGTGGAAGTGGAACCGGATATGGTGAACGTCTCTTTTGAACAAAAGGACGACGATATTTCAGTGCTAGAGCTCAACGTTAAACTTCCTGAAGAAGAATAG
- the rnd gene encoding ribonuclease D, with translation MNYQIVTDTQTLAQACNQARQKAAVMLDTEFVRTRTFFPQLGLVQMYDGELLSLIDTSVIDDITPMVELLQDQDLLKVLHACGEDIEVFQHHFHTIPTPMVDTQVMAAFLGHGLSTGFASLVNEYLSVELDKSEARTDWLARPLTAKQLDYAAADVFYLQPLFDKLQASLQESGYWDNALQESELQVSKRIRHHEPEKAYLDIKGAWQLSPKQLSVLKPLATWRYETALRKDLALNFVFKEADLLTVARFNLTSSRDMEREQCDVRSVRRYSAVIANIVRKAQSTPESEWPQKVDRLVDLPTYKQTFKVLKDEVNKVVKQSHLAPEFLASKKQVNQLISWVWRKDQAAEFTPDLMQGWRKPLLGDKLLEKLK, from the coding sequence TTGAATTATCAAATAGTGACAGACACTCAAACTCTGGCACAAGCGTGCAACCAAGCACGACAGAAAGCAGCCGTTATGTTGGATACGGAGTTTGTTCGTACCCGCACCTTTTTCCCACAGCTTGGCTTGGTGCAAATGTATGATGGTGAACTTCTCAGCCTGATTGATACTTCTGTTATTGACGATATCACGCCAATGGTGGAGTTGCTTCAAGACCAAGATTTACTCAAAGTGTTGCATGCTTGTGGTGAAGACATCGAAGTATTCCAGCATCACTTCCACACCATACCAACGCCAATGGTAGATACTCAGGTCATGGCCGCATTTTTAGGGCACGGGCTTTCTACAGGCTTTGCCAGCCTAGTCAATGAGTATTTGTCCGTCGAGTTGGATAAGAGTGAAGCGCGTACCGATTGGCTAGCAAGACCGCTGACCGCAAAACAATTAGATTACGCCGCTGCCGATGTATTCTATCTACAACCTTTGTTTGACAAACTGCAAGCGTCATTGCAAGAGTCAGGCTACTGGGACAACGCACTGCAAGAGTCTGAATTGCAGGTGTCAAAACGCATTCGTCATCATGAGCCAGAAAAAGCGTATTTAGATATTAAAGGGGCATGGCAGTTGTCACCAAAACAGCTGAGTGTACTCAAGCCATTGGCAACTTGGCGTTATGAAACGGCACTGCGCAAAGATTTGGCGCTTAACTTTGTGTTTAAAGAAGCCGACTTACTCACCGTCGCTCGCTTTAATTTAACCTCTAGTCGCGATATGGAGCGTGAGCAGTGTGATGTACGTTCAGTGCGTCGTTACAGCGCTGTGATAGCCAATATTGTACGTAAAGCACAATCGACGCCAGAGTCAGAATGGCCGCAAAAGGTCGATCGCTTAGTGGATTTACCCACTTATAAGCAAACATTTAAAGTGCTAAAAGATGAAGTGAATAAGGTAGTGAAACAATCGCACCTTGCGCCAGAATTTTTAGCCTCTAAAAAGCAAGTCAATCAGCTAATTTCTTGGGTGTGGCGAAAAGATCAGGCGGCAGAGTTTACCCCTGATTTAATGCAAGGTTGGCGCAAGCCATTACTGGGCGATAAATTGCTAGAAAAGCTGAAATAA
- the fadD gene encoding long-chain-fatty-acid--CoA ligase FadD, giving the protein MNKPWLSRYPSDVPEMIDPDSYSSLIEMFENSVHKFADQPAFTNMGSVMTYRKLEERSRAFAAYLQNELKLKKGDRVALMMPNLLQYPIALFGVLRAGCIAVNVNPLYTPRELEHQLNDAQVETIVIVSNFANTLEQIVDNTEVKNVVLTSLGQMLPRAKGTVVDFVVKYVKGMVPKYDLPGAISFRKALHKGRRLQYVKPFLSGEDIAFLQYTGGTTGVAKGAVLTHRNMVANVLQAKGAYLGKLEVGKELVVTALPLYHIFALTVNGLLFLELGANNLLITNPRDIPTFVKELKKVPFTAITGVNTLFNALVNNEDFHELDFSHMHLAVGGGMAVQKAVAEKWKKTTGVFLLEGYGLTECSPLVSGCPHDMSDYNGSIGLPVPSTEVRIVNDDGEVLPNTEVGELQVRGPQVMQGYWQRPEATREVISQDGWLSTGDVVKFDEEGFLHIVDRKKDMILVSGFNVYPNEIEDVVALHGKVLEVAAIGEAHEVSGEVVKICVVKRDPSLTKDELISHCRLHLTGYKIPKIVAFMEDLPKTNVGKILRRELRTKVTTEKSA; this is encoded by the coding sequence GTGAATAAACCTTGGCTCTCTCGATATCCTTCTGACGTTCCAGAGATGATTGACCCTGATTCTTACTCTTCTTTAATTGAGATGTTTGAAAACAGCGTGCATAAATTTGCCGACCAACCCGCCTTCACCAATATGGGTTCGGTAATGACCTACCGTAAGCTCGAAGAAAGAAGTCGTGCATTTGCAGCTTACCTACAAAATGAATTAAAACTGAAAAAAGGCGACCGAGTTGCCTTAATGATGCCAAACCTGCTGCAATACCCAATTGCCTTGTTTGGTGTATTGCGCGCAGGCTGTATTGCGGTAAACGTAAACCCGTTATACACCCCGCGTGAGCTTGAGCATCAACTCAATGATGCACAGGTCGAAACCATTGTTATCGTGTCTAATTTTGCCAACACACTAGAGCAAATTGTTGATAACACTGAGGTGAAAAACGTAGTTCTGACTAGCCTAGGACAAATGCTTCCTAGAGCAAAAGGCACCGTAGTCGACTTTGTGGTTAAATACGTAAAAGGCATGGTGCCTAAATACGATTTGCCGGGCGCAATTTCATTTAGAAAAGCGTTACATAAAGGTCGTCGCCTACAGTATGTGAAACCGTTTTTAAGCGGTGAAGACATTGCCTTTTTGCAATACACCGGCGGCACCACAGGTGTAGCAAAAGGCGCGGTACTGACTCATCGCAATATGGTTGCCAATGTACTGCAAGCAAAAGGTGCGTACTTAGGCAAACTCGAAGTCGGCAAAGAATTAGTAGTTACGGCATTGCCGCTTTACCACATCTTTGCACTGACCGTGAACGGTCTATTGTTCTTAGAGTTGGGTGCGAATAACCTGCTTATTACTAACCCGCGTGATATTCCAACCTTTGTCAAAGAGCTGAAAAAAGTGCCATTTACTGCCATTACTGGGGTAAATACCTTATTTAATGCTTTGGTCAATAATGAAGATTTCCATGAGTTAGACTTTAGCCACATGCATTTAGCTGTGGGCGGCGGCATGGCCGTACAAAAAGCGGTGGCAGAAAAATGGAAAAAGACCACAGGCGTCTTTTTGCTAGAAGGCTACGGTTTGACGGAATGTTCTCCATTGGTTTCTGGCTGCCCGCACGATATGTCAGATTACAATGGCTCGATTGGTTTGCCTGTGCCTTCTACCGAAGTGCGCATTGTAAATGATGACGGTGAAGTGCTACCAAATACCGAAGTGGGCGAGTTGCAAGTTCGTGGTCCTCAAGTAATGCAAGGTTACTGGCAACGCCCAGAAGCCACTCGTGAAGTGATTTCACAAGATGGTTGGTTATCGACAGGCGACGTGGTTAAGTTTGATGAAGAGGGCTTCTTACACATAGTTGATCGTAAGAAAGATATGATTCTGGTTTCAGGGTTTAATGTCTATCCAAACGAAATTGAAGATGTGGTTGCCCTGCACGGGAAAGTGTTAGAAGTGGCTGCCATTGGTGAGGCGCATGAAGTGTCAGGAGAAGTGGTTAAGATCTGCGTGGTGAAACGCGACCCTTCTTTGACTAAAGATGAGCTAATTAGCCATTGCCGTTTGCATCTAACTGGTTATAAGATACCTAAGATTGTTGCCTTTATGGAAGATCTACCGAAAACAAACGTGGGTAAGATCTTGCGTCGTGAATTGCGCACTAAGGTAACGACAGAAAAATCGGCATAG
- a CDS encoding alpha/beta hydrolase yields MLTEQTFQVRHYALSALCFEPEQFTRCIVFLHGWLDNAASFLPLIEEMQKQNSAVKLVALDLPGHGLSSHARDGFYPFHDYIDTLNQVIVQLKQQSTCPVVLVGHSLGALIASCYSAAFPEHIDYLVQIEGYGPISEPEQNALQRLRKGVLSRQRVMQKPERYFNSQAQMKELRAMRYGLTVSQVAALVERDSQHSDKGWQWRHDKKLKANSLYRMSPSHSQ; encoded by the coding sequence GTGCTAACAGAACAAACCTTTCAGGTTCGACATTATGCGTTATCTGCATTGTGCTTCGAACCTGAGCAATTCACAAGATGCATTGTATTTTTGCACGGTTGGTTAGATAATGCCGCGTCCTTTCTCCCTCTGATAGAGGAGATGCAAAAGCAAAACTCTGCTGTGAAGCTAGTGGCTTTGGATCTTCCCGGTCACGGTTTAAGCTCTCATGCTAGAGATGGCTTTTATCCCTTTCATGATTATATCGATACGCTCAATCAAGTGATCGTACAGCTGAAACAGCAGAGCACATGCCCTGTGGTATTGGTTGGACACTCCCTTGGTGCTTTGATTGCCAGTTGCTATAGCGCGGCGTTCCCCGAGCACATTGATTACCTTGTACAAATAGAAGGTTACGGGCCTATTTCTGAGCCTGAACAAAATGCATTGCAGCGACTGAGAAAAGGCGTACTTAGCCGTCAGCGCGTGATGCAAAAGCCTGAGCGTTATTTTAATAGCCAAGCTCAGATGAAAGAGTTGCGTGCCATGCGTTATGGTTTGACGGTTTCACAAGTAGCAGCGCTGGTGGAGCGAGACAGTCAACATAGTGATAAAGGATGGCAATGGCGGCACGACAAAAAACTCAAAGCAAATTCGCTGTATCGTATGTCACCTAGCCATAGCCAGTAG
- a CDS encoding Slp family lipoprotein, whose product MVRILGILILSAVMAGCSSLPEPLVSSNKSVITDYDTWLNDEQGNAAEIRLGGVIAKVTNLEQKTRLELVNLPIGKNGKPDINVEPKGRFVAYIDGFIDPTTFSEGRLVTVLGQSDGIEQGKVGEFDYRFPVLSASGYHLWQVREKVIVYDQPLTSFPCRSLHCRQSRYGYGPSTGQVIQSVE is encoded by the coding sequence ATGGTTAGGATTTTAGGAATATTGATTTTGAGTGCGGTGATGGCTGGATGCAGCTCTTTACCAGAACCTTTAGTGTCATCAAACAAGTCGGTTATCACCGATTACGATACTTGGCTCAATGATGAACAAGGTAATGCCGCTGAGATTCGTCTTGGCGGTGTGATTGCTAAGGTGACCAATTTAGAACAAAAAACGCGTTTAGAATTGGTCAATTTACCGATTGGTAAGAATGGCAAACCTGATATTAACGTCGAGCCTAAAGGTCGATTTGTGGCTTACATTGATGGCTTTATCGATCCTACCACTTTTTCCGAAGGGCGTTTGGTGACTGTATTAGGTCAATCTGATGGCATCGAGCAAGGAAAAGTAGGCGAGTTTGATTATCGTTTTCCGGTGTTGAGTGCCAGCGGTTACCATTTGTGGCAAGTTCGCGAAAAAGTCATTGTGTATGATCAGCCATTAACTAGCTTCCCATGTCGTTCATTACACTGTCGTCAATCTCGTTATGGCTATGGTCCAAGCACTGGACAAGTTATTCAGAGCGTAGAGTAG
- the tsaB gene encoding tRNA (adenosine(37)-N6)-threonylcarbamoyltransferase complex dimerization subunit type 1 TsaB: MKAKILALDTSTEFCSAALMIDGEVLFSGEVAPREHTTKILPMVDKLLVDAGVKLTDLDALAFGRGPGSFTGVRIGIGIAQGLAFGADLPMLGVSTLQAMAQGAYRVQGATHVAAAIDARMSEVYWARYNRLASGKWQTQDAECVVPPQQLAEQELESTQVWAQVGTGWDAYADEFKALKLKRSETGVLYPESQDIVVLAQHELEAGHQLNAEQASPVYLRDKVAWKKLPGRE, from the coding sequence ATGAAAGCAAAAATTCTAGCACTAGATACTTCCACTGAATTTTGTTCAGCCGCTCTTATGATTGATGGCGAAGTATTGTTTAGCGGTGAAGTGGCTCCTAGAGAGCACACCACCAAGATCTTACCTATGGTTGATAAATTACTGGTGGATGCTGGCGTTAAATTAACGGATTTGGATGCTTTGGCATTTGGTCGCGGTCCGGGCAGCTTCACTGGGGTAAGAATTGGCATTGGTATCGCACAAGGGCTAGCGTTTGGCGCAGACTTACCTATGTTAGGTGTGTCTACGCTGCAAGCTATGGCGCAAGGCGCGTATCGCGTACAAGGCGCAACTCATGTTGCCGCGGCAATTGATGCGCGTATGAGTGAAGTATACTGGGCGCGTTACAATCGTTTAGCGTCAGGAAAATGGCAAACTCAAGATGCTGAGTGTGTAGTGCCGCCACAACAACTTGCCGAGCAAGAACTAGAAAGTACTCAGGTTTGGGCGCAAGTTGGTACTGGTTGGGATGCATATGCTGATGAATTTAAAGCACTTAAATTAAAACGTAGTGAAACAGGCGTGCTTTATCCTGAATCACAAGATATTGTCGTACTTGCACAACATGAACTTGAAGCCGGTCATCAATTGAACGCAGAGCAAGCTTCTCCTGTGTATTTACGTGACAAGGTAGCTTGGAAAAAATTACCGGGTCGTGAGTAA
- a CDS encoding ATP-dependent DNA helicase produces the protein MNISTVFSRDGALGKAISGFQPRDEQTRMAQSVVQAIKEQSQLVVEAGTGTGKTFAYLAPALLSGKKTIVSTGSKNLQEQLYHRDLPLMKDALGFTGRIALLKGRSNYLCLDRLSRQLVESHSHDSDPQLLSQLVKVRSWSSSTQSGDLGECEDLAEDSKVIPDITSTNENCLGKECPSFNECFVFKARAKALEADLVVVNHHLFLADMAVKETGFGELLPEAEVFIFDEAHQIPDIASQYFGQSMSSKQIADLAKDIEIGYRTEAKDMRQLQKVADKLISSASEMRLALGEPGFRGNWRDALKNPKVQREIERLQDALSLCREVLKVALGRSQLLDTAFDRTTQIQNRLTRVCDISIMGYSYWFECTPRHFSLNITPLSVANKFQEQVDNHGGTWIFTSATLSVSGDFHYFTSRLGLNTEHSLALNSPFDYQSQARLCVPRYLPEPNSPQMAQKLVSMLTPVIEANKGRCFCLCTSHAMMKDLTERFRQRLEFPVLMQGESSKQALLKEFTELGDALLVATGAFWEGIDVRGDALSCVIIDKLPFTAPDDPLLKARIEDCKLNGGEPFFDVQLPDAVIALKQGVGRLIRDKSDKGALIICDNRLVTRDYGKMFLSSLPPIPRTRSLSNTIHFLQSGNDESVSDS, from the coding sequence TTGAATATCAGCACGGTTTTTTCTCGCGATGGCGCTCTTGGTAAAGCGATCTCTGGTTTTCAGCCAAGGGATGAGCAAACGCGCATGGCGCAAAGTGTTGTGCAAGCCATCAAAGAGCAAAGTCAGTTGGTGGTGGAAGCGGGCACAGGTACGGGCAAAACTTTTGCTTATTTAGCGCCTGCGCTATTAAGTGGTAAAAAAACCATAGTTTCAACCGGTTCAAAAAACCTGCAAGAGCAGTTGTATCATCGTGACCTGCCGCTAATGAAAGATGCGCTGGGTTTTACTGGGCGCATTGCATTGCTAAAGGGGCGCTCAAATTACCTGTGTTTAGACAGGTTAAGTCGTCAGTTGGTGGAAAGTCATAGCCACGATTCCGACCCACAACTTTTGAGTCAGTTAGTTAAAGTGCGCTCTTGGTCGTCATCGACTCAAAGTGGCGATCTGGGTGAGTGTGAAGACTTGGCCGAAGACAGTAAAGTGATCCCCGATATCACCTCGACCAATGAAAACTGTTTAGGCAAAGAGTGCCCAAGTTTTAACGAGTGCTTTGTTTTTAAAGCGCGCGCTAAAGCCTTAGAAGCGGACTTAGTGGTGGTTAACCACCACCTGTTTTTAGCGGATATGGCGGTTAAAGAAACCGGTTTTGGTGAGTTATTGCCGGAGGCGGAAGTGTTTATTTTTGATGAAGCGCATCAAATTCCAGATATTGCCAGCCAATACTTTGGGCAGTCGATGAGCTCCAAGCAAATTGCCGATTTGGCTAAGGACATTGAAATTGGCTATCGCACCGAAGCCAAAGACATGCGTCAATTGCAAAAAGTGGCGGATAAATTAATCAGCTCAGCCTCTGAAATGCGCCTAGCATTAGGTGAACCGGGCTTTCGCGGCAATTGGCGTGACGCATTAAAAAATCCCAAAGTACAACGCGAAATCGAGCGTCTGCAAGATGCATTGTCCTTATGCCGAGAAGTATTGAAAGTCGCCTTGGGGCGAAGTCAGTTGCTCGACACTGCTTTTGATCGCACCACCCAGATCCAAAACAGGCTGACGCGGGTCTGTGATATCTCAATCATGGGTTATTCGTATTGGTTTGAGTGTACCCCTCGTCACTTTTCCCTCAACATCACTCCATTATCGGTGGCGAACAAGTTTCAAGAGCAAGTGGATAATCATGGCGGCACTTGGATATTTACCTCGGCAACTCTTTCGGTGTCGGGAGATTTTCATTACTTCACCTCTCGCTTAGGACTAAATACTGAGCATAGTTTGGCGCTGAACAGCCCCTTTGATTATCAGTCTCAAGCCAGATTGTGCGTGCCACGATACTTACCTGAACCCAATAGCCCGCAAATGGCGCAGAAACTGGTGTCGATGTTAACGCCAGTCATTGAAGCAAACAAAGGTCGCTGTTTTTGCCTGTGCACCTCGCATGCAATGATGAAAGATCTCACTGAGCGCTTTCGTCAGCGTCTAGAGTTTCCAGTATTGATGCAAGGGGAAAGCAGCAAGCAGGCACTACTAAAAGAGTTTACTGAATTAGGCGATGCACTGCTGGTGGCAACGGGCGCATTTTGGGAAGGGATAGATGTTAGAGGTGATGCGTTAAGCTGTGTTATTATTGACAAATTACCCTTTACCGCCCCAGATGATCCATTATTAAAAGCGCGCATTGAAGATTGTAAGCTCAATGGCGGTGAACCCTTTTTTGATGTTCAGCTTCCTGATGCAGTTATCGCATTAAAACAGGGAGTGGGGCGTCTAATTCGAGACAAAAGCGATAAAGGTGCGTTGATTATCTGTGATAATCGTTTAGTCACTCGTGATTACGGCAAAATGTTTTTATCCAGTTTGCCGCCGATACCGCGCACCCGCAGTCTGTCAAATACGATACATTTTTTGCAGTCAGGGAACGATGAAAGCGTTTCAGACTCATAA
- the purU gene encoding formyltetrahydrofolate deformylase — MERKTLLTHCSDEPGLIAKITNICYKHQLNIIHNNEFVDNTSGHFFMRTELEGNFNDAVFKEDLDFALPNNAEKTLVDSSKKKVVVLVTKESHCLGDILMKTFDGSLNVDVTAVVSNYDILQPLVEKFDIPFRHVSHEGLSREGHELKVQEAIDDFDADYIVLAKYMRILTPSFVEHYQNRIINIHHSFLPAFIGAKPYLQAYERGVKIIGATAHFVTNDLDEGPIIKQDVIPVDHNFSAQDMAQAGRDVEKNVLSKALNKVVNDHVFVYGNKTVIL, encoded by the coding sequence ATGGAAAGAAAAACCCTATTAACGCATTGCTCAGACGAGCCTGGCTTGATCGCAAAGATCACCAATATCTGTTACAAACACCAGCTAAACATCATTCATAATAATGAGTTTGTTGATAATACTAGCGGGCACTTTTTTATGCGTACCGAGCTTGAAGGCAATTTCAACGATGCGGTATTTAAAGAAGATCTCGACTTTGCACTGCCAAATAATGCAGAAAAGACTCTGGTTGATTCGAGCAAGAAAAAAGTAGTGGTGCTCGTCACCAAAGAATCTCACTGCCTAGGTGATATTTTAATGAAGACGTTCGATGGCAGTTTGAATGTCGACGTTACCGCAGTGGTCAGTAACTACGATATTTTGCAGCCATTGGTCGAAAAATTTGATATTCCATTTCGTCACGTCAGCCATGAAGGCTTGTCGCGCGAAGGACACGAGCTGAAAGTTCAAGAAGCCATTGATGATTTTGACGCCGATTACATCGTGCTAGCAAAATACATGCGCATTTTAACTCCGAGCTTCGTTGAGCATTATCAAAATCGCATTATCAATATTCACCACAGTTTCTTGCCGGCATTTATTGGTGCAAAACCTTATTTGCAAGCGTATGAGCGCGGCGTGAAAATCATCGGCGCCACTGCGCACTTTGTGACAAATGATTTAGATGAAGGCCCAATCATCAAACAAGATGTGATTCCTGTGGATCACAACTTTAGTGCGCAAGATATGGCGCAAGCCGGTCGTGATGTTGAGAAAAACGTATTGAGTAAAGCGCTCAATAAAGTGGTGAATGACCACGTATTTGTGTACGGCAATAAGACGGTTATTTTATAA
- a CDS encoding VOC family protein encodes MTPLFAAGLHPQQMLERVEAFAQKIEALGQEIGLELTQFQADHIALRINDAQLAKLAHQAWLEQGQTLSEAQINGRPIVVIAFNTPIQVGAWSIECLELPYPAAGKIYPAQDWEHIEFVVPSDKEHASDYLADLQQRFTRFLPNDDLKMKLSSPKGEGERLANPTIAFKKDGVCIKLHPHSLKRIVESEQA; translated from the coding sequence ATGACACCTTTATTCGCAGCCGGCCTGCACCCGCAACAGATGCTAGAACGAGTGGAAGCGTTTGCGCAAAAGATAGAAGCATTAGGGCAGGAGATCGGCTTAGAGCTTACTCAATTTCAGGCCGATCATATTGCGCTACGCATTAATGATGCGCAGTTAGCCAAATTGGCACATCAAGCGTGGCTAGAGCAGGGACAGACACTGTCAGAAGCGCAGATTAATGGCAGACCAATCGTAGTCATCGCTTTTAATACGCCCATTCAGGTAGGCGCTTGGTCTATTGAGTGTTTGGAGCTTCCATACCCTGCGGCGGGCAAAATCTATCCGGCTCAAGATTGGGAACATATTGAATTTGTGGTGCCGTCAGATAAAGAGCACGCCAGTGACTATTTAGCTGATTTACAGCAGCGCTTTACTCGCTTTTTACCTAATGATGATTTGAAAATGAAATTATCGAGCCCGAAAGGGGAAGGGGAGCGTTTAGCCAATCCAACCATAGCGTTTAAAAAAGACGGGGTTTGCATCAAACTGCATCCGCACTCTTTAAAGCGCATTGTTGAATCAGAGCAAGCATAA